A window of Acropora muricata isolate sample 2 chromosome 6, ASM3666990v1, whole genome shotgun sequence genomic DNA:
aacattttcatgtATTTTATACAACACACACTAGCATGCACCATATGGAAGACAAATGTGACTTGAAATGCATACTATTCGGAAAGATATTTTCGTCGACTTCAGAAACTTCGTGAAACTCCGGTCCTGACGGTAAAATGTTCATTGGCTGTTTTTGAGGTGTACCGCTTTTTCTAACAGGAAAACAACAGTCTGCTGTGAAATCATTGAAAATTTGACACAAACAAAAAGACCAAAAGAGTGAAATGGAGTGGAGTAAACTTACAGTCAAAGTAACTTTACTTATTAACATAATAAACACCTTCACCAAATAAAAGAGTGAAACTGAGAAGCTTTGGGTGTAGGGTTCTTCGCGGAAATAAGACTGCTTTTTTCACGCCAGTATGAACTTAACCGGAAACTTTGTTTACCTCGACCAGCGGTTGACAAAAAAGCGTTTCTTCGCGGGCTGCGAAAACGATGCCAAGAATTCATATCACCTGGCATGAATCACTTGGCCTCACGCCCGgtgggggtactgccatatatgggccatataggtatgtgccgctgtgaagggcgTGGTTTTCAAGcggtttactctagcatagggtacataaatcagagcgtttgggtctagaataagCTATcgtttttcacgaaactgaccacttgattgaagattttatctatagactaaggaaaccgggaattgctactcaaaaatataaacaaatgaaatcggcaagtctaaattttcacgactcagcttcaacagcgttgatacgtgactatcataaaacgctactggatattattaactgtctaggatagGAGTGACTTGGGGAGTTTACtttagtatagggtagcaaaatccatctgaaactagctctggtataggctaagggttccagagtcctagcggcacatccccacccagaaattcctaaagtaccccccccggggCCTCACGGCCACAGAAGTCAGTTAATGAGCGTGCAAAGATCGATGCAAGTGTAAcagaaaatgtaaaaatatatcgtcatttttttcttgttctttttcgtcttcttcttcttactTCATATGCCTTGAATATCAACTCTGGAAATAGAACAGTGACGGTGAGACATTCTTTTAGGACCCTTGCCTGAGAAGTAGCGAGTCATGCGGTATCTCGTTTCACCACGTGAATGTCaatttgtttacatttgttCATCTTGTTTACGAATtcttatttttaaaacaaaatcacGTGAAACGTGTATTGAAAGCATGAAATTTCACGTGATTAAACAGAAAACAACGCATGTTAAAGCTACCTCAGTTCTTTCACATTTAAATTTCTCATAAATTTGATATTGAAGCGATTAAAGCCCGGTTCCGCCATTTAGACGATTCTTCATGAGTTTTATGCCTTGGTACACGGCCAAATCATTTCCTCTTGGTTATCTACAATATATTTGTGATCTACAAGAACAACCCAAAAGTCTTCAAAATACGGCAAAACTTAAAACTTTCCTTTTGATAAATAGGAGGAAGTCAATATTCTTGTGAGGGtatttttctgtttcatttctttttttcaagaaaCATGACTCAGAATTCGAAGTAGGCACATTTCATTGGCGCCCAAACATATCCTGAGGGCACCGCGTTCCACACTTGTTTACCGCTTGTACACGATatcaacatttttttgttttttattttttatcaactTATGAAATAATGCTTGTACTGTTTTGGTGAATAATACAGGTAAATGAATTCACAAATGTGGAATTCAGAGTGGTAAAGAATTTCTAAATGAAAGTTCATTGCCGAGCGGTTGTCAATTTAGAGATACAATTATAGACCGCGTATTAGTTAATTAAACCTTCTGGCTTcgctttggtttaaatattattttgaaatttgcccACAGCAACGAGGTTAGCAAGGCTTCAcgacatttaaaaaaaaattaatttgaccGTCATTAAGAAGTTATATATTGCAGTTGTCTCTTATTTACGGAGATAGCGAACAACACAAGAGTGCTTCACAGCCATCATGTGGCCCTTCCAAACTTCGTCTCTCTTTACAATTGCTCGTAGAAACTGGAAACCAAGTGCAAATCTCGTCTCTAGCTTCTCTCTTCTTCCCTATTATTGGAACGACAGGAATTTATTGCAAGCTAGCGAAGTTTCCAGAAACCGTTTCGATTACCGCAATTCTATTTTCACTCGTTTATACCACATGGCAATTAAATGTGTTATGGGAATACAATCCGTGGCACCGCTGTGGAGTCTTAATCCAACAAATCCAGGAAAAGGATATTATCTTAAATGAACGGCTACTTGAAATACCGGAACACCTTACACCTTTTCTTATCGCTTAACATAAGAGCCTTTTCTCTCCCTCGGAGTGGTTTTAGCGAAACTGAGACGGAAGGAAGCAATATTGCAAGACAAAACAGTTATTGAACAGAGAACTATGTTTTGTCTCCCTTTCACGAAGTCACTTCAATTTCTAAGGCCTTGCCAATGAAATTAATATAGACAAAATTGCCTCTATATTGCATTAATTTCCTTTTCCAATGATATTTGTGGAAACGACAATATTATAACAAGTGTCAAAAACATACTTTGAAAACGCATTCCTCctacaaaaaaaacaagaaagaatgCACcttgctctctctctctctctcataTTCATCACTCGAAAGTACGATCGGTCGCTCAGTTGATCATCGAACTTAAGTGCGGAGTTTACAAATTCAAAAACCTACAATTaggtcggaccaacactcagggtcttgaAATAACTCAGTAGAAAGTGTTGCCTATGAAAagtcatctgcaaatggttggACTTTGGATTCTTCTCGGATAAGAGCTATAAACGGTAgaccccgtctcacaacccctCAGTGATCTCTAACTCCTGAGGGACGTTAAAGATcccacacactgttcgtaaAGATTTGAGGGAAACCCCCGGTATTGTGGTTGGTATTTCATGGGTTCGCGCGCCACATAGGGATATCCTCATCACGCCTTTCCCGCTGCCAAGAGAAATGACTATGCCTAGAGTTGAACATAATTTTATATTCCAGTGCTCATCGACCAGAGGATGAAGAAGCAGGCTCTGTCAATTCTAGACAACAAGTCTATACAAAAAAAAGCAGAGGGAAAGTTCTCTCTCTTGTGTTATTTTTCCTTAAATCTCggcaaaacgagaaaaaaacttCCTagaggtgtttttttttcaaagatgcATTGTGCTGCACAGTCTAATTTCAAAGTAGGGGCAAAGCATTAAGCGCCAATAAAATGTGGATGAATACGTGCAAGCATCTTCATAGAGAAACAGCGCTTTTTGAGTACTCTAAATGTGTAAAACCTCTTTTAAGCTGTTGCTTTGTAGAGAGTGCTTATTATGCCGGCTTATTGTTTTTACTTTTATCTTAACAGGTTAAAACGTGACaaggagaaaaaatgaaaaaaaaaaaaaaaaaaaaaaaacaatggaaaGGAATGCGGCTGGCCAAAAGCGAATTGTAAACTCTATACATcctgtctgttttttttttctattctcTCCCTCTTCCCTTTCTATTTTTCCCTGGGCAAAAGAAAACAGTCAAcaccggaaaaaaaaataacaacaacaataataataataataataataataataataataataataatcaatgaACAGAAGATATTAATATTTCATTAGGTTTTGGAGACAGTAGAGGCGTTCTATATTTGACAAATGTGtttgaaaaaaagcaaaaagtcaTTTTAATTGGGGAGATGTTCGTTTAAGCGGCAAAGCCATATACTATGCTTGGCAAATTATTAAGCAACAGAAATTGATATCAAATAAGcgatgatcctcgcagttatgagagcaatttttgcaattgtgtatggaagcctgaaaaattctagacttcaacagggtttgaacccgtgaccttgcgataccggTGTGGACCCTCTAACCGGAtaagctatgaagccacagaCGTTGGGgggctggtcatttgtgggttctaatgagctcGTGATCacgaatgaatgaatgatgaaatgatatatgaaatacatcatatattgaactgcggatgtgaaatcgcAGCCTGAACGCAATTCttgcaattgcgtatggaagcctgaaaaattcaggacttcaacggggtttcaaCCCCTCATAACCGCGAGgttcatagcttatttgatttcacatccgcagttcaatatatgatgcatttcatatatcatttcatcagaAATTGATATGCCAGCTTATTGGGTGGTGGTTCAAGCATTCGAGAAATGCAAAGAGCACAAGCACATGGCATTTTCTTAATGCCACGGAGATGGCATTTTGTAACTGAAGCGCATTCTTATATAGTTAGGCGCCCCCAATAATGGTAAAGGACAACAGGTATACTGCTTGAAGTATTCAAAGATATTTGACcttcaaattatttttgaaagCAAATTGATTGTAAAAAAATTACAGGTGGCCTGGTCATCTTTACAATGCCAAAATCTGCCTTAACGAGCTCTGCCCAAAGAATAACTGAGCAGTCTTGATGATGAAATAAACCTTCTCAATTCAAATCGAACTGCTCGTTTGAAATCATTGTGTTATACAATGCAACTGTGAAGCAAGAAATGCCCAAACCAGAGGCTGTTTCTCTCCAAAGAAAGCACTGCACAGTGCCTCTgttcattttctcttttattttagaATTAAACCATCGAGTTGCTACCATCCCCTGCTAATCTTCCCACTATCTaaagatggaaagaaaaaagaaaattaaaagatgataatgataacaagaaatacaaatttgagaaataataataacaataataattattatataatttgtaattACTATAgtttattttagtgaaatcaacCCAGAAAGTTGTCAAGATGGCTAAAATGTCAAGGTGAACTTAGAAAATCaagacatttgaaaactgtcCACTTGAGAGGAAAGCATTTTCTTTAAGGTGGTTGCAAGGGCTTAACACAatagaaatttaaaaataaaactgaacacctaaataattattacggtatttacccgtgtataagtcgaccttttgcAGCCTAAAAATGGGTCCAAAAAAttgccctcgacttatacatgggttgAAAACTGAcatcaaaaaaagttcaggacaaattttcattGTAACCATAGCAtatctgaaagaaaattctaagataaaagatgtttttcaagaaaattcttaccgagaaataagaaaaacttttttttgggctccaaaatggggggtcgacttatacacaggatcgacttatacacgggtaaatacggtatggaTGGTAAAGATTGTGAGCAAGGCTGTTAGAAACCAAGGGTTCTGATGGCCTCCCACTGTGTTAACTGAGGTTACCAGCCTTAGCCAGCAACATTTTTAGTCACTTAAAGACAAAATAGTGTTGCTTGCCTCTGGCAAATTAGTGCTGTTGAACTGTAGCCATATTAGAGTCATTCACTTGTACTAAAAACGAACCCACTAATGTTAGGAAACCCAACAGACACAAAGCAACCAGTTGGTTATTTTCAAAGCATTGGAGCTGAATTTTGAACCCTAAAACACAAATTAAGCCAGTGGCAAGAGCCAGATTTAAAACCAGCACATCTCATGGTATACAAATACAGCAGCCTGAACAATCGTAACGGCGACACTGCCTCCAATCCGGCATGAACAATTTCAAAACTACCAGAGAAATTAAGGGATCACCATCAGCTCAGATTATGATTGCATACCTGGCTGATTCCTGGAAGATTAAGTATATTCCCTACTACTGGAACTCTTCTCAAAAAGTTGATGACAACAGGAAAGAAaccactggaaaaaaaagaacaattttaTTCTATTAATAATCTGCATAAAACACAGTTTATTTGCATAACCTTTTCTTACCACCCAATCTACATAGACAGTATTAGGGTTACAACAAAGACCTTGAGTGGATAGAAAATGTAAAAAGTACACAATGTACAAGGTAATTGACCCTAGTTTATTGTCTTTTTTCCTGACAAAAGTAACCATAACTAgcacaaaatttttttaaaaatatttaatacACAGGGAATTAAATACATGGGTGTACAGAGATATAGAATTTCTCTTTGTTCAACTCTCTCATGACTGGGTGGAGTGAATgagtgagatattgagttgaacacaAGAAATTCCATATTTCCAAACAACcatgcattattaatttttgtttgtataACACCTATATAGTAACAAGAAGAAGTTGACTTTATTCATGTTTTATAAAGGGCGTgtgttgccattcattcatggcactaAATAAGGCCTGTGACTTGTCAGACGCTGATTGGCAACCTCAAACatacataaaattaatagtTCCAGGAACTCGTTATGTGCTTTCGAGATTGAACCTTGACCAGTGCTATTTTTGTGTCACTTCAATGAATTCCGGTCCACGCGCAGTGATTGAATTGAATTAGCAACCGACATTCAAACAATGCCgccacaaaaaacaaagctttttgcatatgttaattcttggaaatcaaaaacaaaCTAGCCAAAAAAATTGTAGAACACTAgtcttattttcttaataatgttgggtcacatgcaaaaagtcagccacttttgagcacaaatgaaaaaacatccaaaatgtcagttaggacattTTTGCCTGGAGCATTTCAATTGTAATTAATGAAAATTGgctaataaataataattattactagttTACACAGTATGACAGAAATAAGTTTCTTGCACATATTCAATTTAACACAACAATGGTaagcattaaatttttttttacaatcatTTTCTTTGATCATGCCATAAAATAATTTCCAACAGTCCCAAACACATCACTTACCTAAATAAAAGGATAAATCCATAAGCTTCTATAATCATTCCTATAAGAGGCCATCCAAAAAGGACAACTACTATTCCACCCAGAAAACATGAGCTTCCCGTGACCTTatgcttttgaaagaaaaatctaAAAGTCCTTTCTAATCCAATTACCAAAGCTAATCCGGATATAAACaggatctgaaaaaaaaaaatgaagtgaaCAGACAAGgctttcatgatcatcattagCTGTATTACTGcattgaataacaataataataataataataataataataattataagtaaGCGAATATTAATACTGAAAGGTGATGTTTCAGcatcatcatgacaccattctcaaggcaaagtgagtaagtgttgctaagatttgatttctatagtctctaTGAATTAGCATAATAGCGAAGGCTTACAAATTTttcaagtgaatacctttgccTTGAGATGGGTGTCATGATGACCCCGAAATGTTGGCTTTGACCGTGAATATTCGTTAATGTTCGCTTGCTTTAAGAAATCGTTTttgatcaataataataataataatagtaataataataataataataataataataataataagaggtttgttgttgagaaggaaaataacaaggcaatcatagtagacatagcttcaccctgggaccacagagtgtatgaaaaggaaggtgaaaagattgagaaatatcaggatcttaagagagaaattggaagactatggggaattaggcatctggaagtagttccagtagttgttggcgcactcggagttgtaagcaagaggttggatgcatggcttgagaagctaggtgttacgatcagaacgggactgttacagaaaacagccttgttaggcacagccaggattctaaggaagctgttggacagctgaaggagaagaaatgacacaaaggacctttggccattggctatggctcgctcctttggtgtaatgtcggcataacatccgccggagctaaagcgtttcatttacataataataataataataataataattattattattattattattattattattataacactGTCCAGTCAACTGATAAGTAGGACAATCTGTATAAGAACTTAGATGACTACAGCACCACAAGCTGTAAACACTTTGGTTGTAGCAAAAAAAGGACTCTAGCAACACTAAGAGGAATGTTTCCAAAAATATGGCAATTTCATCCTCTGGcaaattttttacccaaagattCTCTCACCTTAGCTTTTCCTAATCTTACCCTTACCTTTTCATGAGAAAAGTAAATGTACAGTACTGCTCAAAGTTATATGCTTAATAATACCATTGCTAGCATTGTTTAGgtaaaaataattatgcaaattgtAAGATGAGCATTTTGGAGGGGCACAAGTTCGTCAGCTTTGGATATTTAGGAGAAACCCTCTTTAATTCAAGTCTTTACTTCCTTATGGTTAGTcagtctttttttccttttttttttatcgccaGGTATAATCAttgttgaaaacaaagaaaagcagaATTTTTGTCAGTTCAGACACCATAGAAATGGTATTACCTATTGACCCTCCTTACACTACAAGTCACCAAAAGATGATTAACAAAATTATAATAGCCTATACTGGGCTGCAAATAACTAACAGGCAGGTACTGGTCACATTGTCCAGTCAAACACGTTTTTATTCGGACATGACCCGTTTTTGGCCGGTCAAATTCTTACAGTTGTAACTCTTGAGATAGTGAACCCAGATTGCACAGTAGTCCTTTTACAACTAAAAAACAACTGAATCCAAGTTGGTTTGGCAATGAAAATAGTTAATAGTTTTACTACTCTTTGCTTTTCGCACTTTGTAACAAATGCTACATGGAGTATTGTAAGTGCAGCGAGATTATTCTTCATGAGGGTGCTTTCTGATCATCCAATCAATCAAACAATCAGTCACTTCTTTATTTAATAGTCAATCAAGATATCTAGCCAAAGGTAAAACCCTCTACTTATTGGGACActtaaagtaaataaaataacagAAGACACAATGATTTGCCATCATCACAGGACTTGATGACATTGTGGAAATTTGCAACTACTGTGAATTTCTCAACCACTAACTTTTCTAGtcttacttgttttttttttttgttcttaattGTTGTCCATTGTGATTATCAAATAGTTAAATATTAAAATTTCTCTGAACGAGTCAGTTAAGGACCGGACGAAATGTCCAGCAATCCAAGGATTTGTCTAATCACTACCCAATTATGaatggaaataattattgtttgttgACCGGCCATTATTTACAGCCCTGCCATGATTTGTTGTGGTTGAACAGTTAAAGCACCTCATCAGTGTTACATACATGAAGGACAAAAGCTGGATATTTCTGTATTGAACTATTATCACTCATTGCATCATCATACTGTTTAACTATAAGCCTCTCACAACTGGTGCTCAGAGGTGAAACCCAAAAGGgcaacaaaaattatttccacCAGAAATATCTCCAGAAGGCTAGACATTTTATTACCCTACTCTTGGTTAACAAGAGGTGAGATCATATTGCATTTCTcacaaaataattatgtttcTAAGGGTATTAACTGAGACATGACATATTAAAAGAACTCTGGAAACATCATTAACCTGTGGGAAatgtgaaataataataacgataataataattattattattatttgtattattattattattatagtaataataataattataataataaaaataacaataccCAATGACTTCAGCTGTGAACAACATTAGCCAATTTTTCTTAAAGAGGAAAGGGCAAATCAATGCTTGATATCTTCAAACTATGTTGCTCACACTGTGGTTGTGAAACAATGAGTCAGTACCATTGACAGTGCAGTGACAACTGCAGTAGTGTACAAACCACTGGCTATAGCTCTGTATGTGTAGTTTAATGTTGAGTGAATATGTactcatgtattcattaccattaTGTAGCACAAAGACTAACACCATAACACAGGAGCAGCTCCTCTAAGTTCAATTTAAGTGAATGGGTATTGTGCAGCCTACTAAAGATACATATACATAAAACTAGTACAACGTTTACAAAAGATCAATTGATGTAGGTACTGAGGAATAATCTGGACAAATAAACTAATGGATTTGAAAACCTTTAATTTGAGTAAAATCAATAACTACAAAATAATTCATCAACTTACGTTTCCAATTGCTAAGAGACCTTTATCGAAAAAGAACAGCACtccaagaaagagaaaaaacactCCAAAACCTGACACTCCGATGCCGATTTCTGCACACAAAATGCACACAactctaattattattattaaaggagCAGACAAGAATCGTTTAGAAATACAGTCGAGAATTCGTACTTTGATAGTCTGTTATAGGTAGCATTGCTTCCAATGGTAGACGATGAAATTCATTTactcaaaacaataataattactgccACAAAATCTCATTACATTGCAGTCACTGGCCACGTCGAACTTGCGACGGCGCAAGCGCACAAGTGAGCTAGCTAACAGCTGCCCAGGAAAAACGCGGGCGTTGCAAACAAACCAGTCAGCGGTTTCATGTTTTTAATTATAAAATGATTGAAGCGCATATATCGCGATAGCATTTCTTATGACGGTGTCTTCTATGTTTGGATCATTGAACATCAAAAGATGGGAAATTATGCCGTTGATGGCGAAGTACAAACATCAGAAAAAGTCTTCTGTGCGAAATGAGGTTTGAGAAACTTACTGGCTTTCAAAAGATTCGTCTCAACAAATCAGACATAACACCGGCTTCTTCATTCGAAGATCGTCTTTGTTGTCTTGTACGTGGGTGGTGAAGCgaaggtttttttctttgtaacaACAATTGTAGTTGCGTTTTTATTGCTGCGTTTGAAAGTGGGATCCAAACTAAAGAAGCTCCTCTCATTTCTGAAACTTCTGTTGCTGTGACGAGGGAAGAACTGAATTTGGCTCCGGTTTGAACACAGGAAGTAAGGAATTCGAAGTGATAATGACGCAGAGGAGACGAGGAGAATcgaacatttttcgggctttgATGAGACGTGAAATAAATTGTCGAGGCCATGATGACCGTAATTTGTTGCTTTCTTATGCGGAAGAGTCAACTATAATGTCCTGTGAGCAAGGGAAGGTACGTGTaaatgtgttttcatttttcgcTTAAAGGCGACGTCCAATGTCGTAAGTGCATTGTGTTACTAATTATTTTGAAGTCGACGCCATGGCCAATATCTATTCAGGATTGTGTGACTGAGTTTGTAAATGGTTTTACTGTATATCAGTTAATTTCCATGTCTTTTTCATGGTTCTTTTGTTCGAGGAATGTAATTCGCGTCGCTAACGCATCTTacatttcaaatgaaattcgcAAAATATACTGCAGTTGAGTTCTTCTCCATGTCATTTTCCTTGAAGGCATAAGTTACCGTAGCAATATATCTCGACTCCATAAGATGTGTTGActaattaaatataatatataaaacCATCTAgatttatttgtcttttttttgtttctttttggggCCTACGTAATTTCTCAagtttgtttgaataatttCTTCAAgatcgtttcttttttttacgtttGACAGGGagcttttgttttaatatttttcgACAAACGCTGTCTTTGGGTATTTTTATGATAATTTTATTCGCTACAGCCAGTTATTGGAACGATGAAAATCATATGATGCCTCGAAAATTTGCCTCtgtgtttttgtttggttttaacGCCCAAATTCAGCCTTACGTGAACCCAAGGCCACAGATCTAGAAGTGTCGACTGATTACTTTTCCGTGGGACGATTTGGCAGCTCATTTGCACCACTTAGAATTTCTGTAAGATTCATTTGTCCGACCAGAAATAATGAAGTCAAATTGCCAAGAGTATACTTGAAATTCAACAGATGCATGTTGCTTGACCTTGGCACATTTATAATTGCACATGCAATTGTTAATAGTTGTCAGATGTTTGATTTTATAACTTACCAGTATCAATAATTGCGAGAATAGTGCCATGCAGATAGATTGTTTTAATCGAAGGTAATGAATTCTCTGAAATTACTACTCACCTTAGCCAACTTATTAATATGCTTAAGAAGTGTCTAGTCCAAGGAGAAACTGCCATGAGTTGTTTCTTAAACAATCAAACAGGAAAGGGCTGCCAGACAAACTTATCAAAATTTaccaaaataatttattatatccATTGTCTCAAGCAGTCCCAAGCACTGCATGGGAAATCCGGCTGATTCAAGTGTCTTATGTTTGAACATtttttactactactacttc
This region includes:
- the LOC136920032 gene encoding vesicle transport protein GOT1B-like, which produces MLPITDYQKIGIGVSGFGVFFLFLGVLFFFDKGLLAIGNILFISGLALVIGLERTFRFFFQKHKVTGSSCFLGGIVVVLFGWPLIGMIIEAYGFILLFSGFFPVVINFLRRVPVVGNILNLPGISQIVGRLAGDGSNSMV